A stretch of the Balneola vulgaris DSM 17893 genome encodes the following:
- a CDS encoding HNH endonuclease has translation MNANVLVLNQDYQPLSICSIQRSMKLIFLDKAELLHDHPTKKLRTTRQQYDYPSVIRLRSYIRIPYSKVVLTRRNIMRRDGFKCQYCGKKSNLTIDHVLPKSRGGKDTWENLTTACDKCNVKKGNRTPKEALMPLRSEPYRPVPITFFRDFNGGVQEPWKPYLYMT, from the coding sequence ATGAACGCAAATGTACTGGTGTTAAATCAGGATTATCAGCCATTGAGTATTTGCTCAATACAACGGTCCATGAAGCTCATCTTTTTGGATAAAGCCGAACTATTGCACGATCACCCTACAAAGAAACTTCGAACTACAAGGCAGCAATACGACTACCCTTCAGTTATTCGATTACGCTCATACATTCGTATCCCTTATTCAAAAGTGGTATTAACTCGACGAAATATCATGCGCAGAGATGGGTTCAAATGTCAGTATTGCGGAAAGAAATCGAATTTAACCATCGATCATGTGCTGCCAAAAAGTAGAGGGGGTAAAGATACCTGGGAAAATCTTACAACAGCATGCGATAAGTGTAATGTGAAAAAAGGAAATAGAACTCCTAAAGAGGCGCTAATGCCACTTCGAAGTGAGCCGTATCGTCCCGTTCCAATTACCTTTTTTAGAGACTTCAACGGCGGGGTTCAAGAGCCGTGGAAGCCGTACCTATATATGACTTAA
- a CDS encoding anti-sigma factor, with protein sequence MSESENTLFEELCIGSVLNALSAEEEKQFKVLLEDTSKEQQLLYQDMQHIASEMALLAYTDKPSEKVKEQLLEMAWASVHSRGSAEATVHYLSRYRIAAAAAVVFMMMTLGMFIFNQNLENDLDERSTVITEQQTTIQLLETEVERKEELLAILEARDVDLILMDGLNVNPNGYGKVVWDKDNGQALLQVANLPTVPTAKDYQLWFVINNQPISAGVFSVNDPLKDNFFKIQELNQQATSGAFAITLEPEGGSPQPTGDMYLLGSM encoded by the coding sequence ATGAGTGAATCAGAAAACACATTATTTGAAGAGCTTTGTATAGGCTCCGTACTGAATGCACTTAGTGCTGAAGAAGAAAAGCAGTTTAAAGTCCTATTAGAGGATACCTCAAAAGAACAGCAGTTATTATATCAAGATATGCAGCACATAGCTTCTGAGATGGCTTTATTGGCTTATACTGATAAACCATCTGAGAAAGTTAAAGAACAACTTTTAGAAATGGCTTGGGCTTCTGTTCATTCACGAGGCTCAGCTGAGGCAACCGTACATTACTTATCTAGATATAGAATTGCAGCTGCCGCAGCCGTTGTATTTATGATGATGACTTTGGGGATGTTCATTTTCAATCAAAATTTAGAAAACGATTTAGATGAACGTTCTACTGTTATTACAGAGCAACAAACCACTATTCAGCTGTTAGAAACAGAAGTAGAACGAAAAGAGGAATTACTTGCAATCCTTGAAGCTCGCGATGTTGATTTGATACTGATGGATGGCCTAAACGTGAACCCTAATGGTTATGGAAAAGTAGTTTGGGATAAAGATAATGGCCAAGCACTTCTTCAAGTTGCAAACTTACCAACCGTACCAACGGCTAAAGATTATCAATTATGGTTTGTAATCAATAATCAACCGATAAGTGCAGGTGTATTCTCCGTAAATGATCCTTTAAAGGATAACTTTTTTAAGATTCAGGAGTTGAACCAACAGGCAACAAGTGGGGCATTTGCAATTACCCTAGAACCTGAAGGTGGATCGCCTCAACCTACTGGTGATATGTATTTATTAGGAAGTATGTAG
- the mnmA gene encoding tRNA 2-thiouridine(34) synthase MnmA → MSKKGRVLVAMSGGVDSSVAAVMLREQGYEVIGITMKTWDYHRSGGSNGKETGCCTVESMNDARHIAVNHGFKHFIVDIREEFGDWVIDRFVGDYMDGRTPNPCVLCNTHIKWAALLKRADNLGCDFISTGHYARVREENGRHIISKGLDPKKDQSYALWGVAQEHLERTIFPLGGYSKTEIRQIAEDHGLLNVANKPDSYEICFVPDDDYRRFLKDKVPGLEQRMKGGKFVDKDGNILGEHEGYPFYTIGQRRGLNLPMGKPVYVTDINAVTNTITIGEKEDLISTTLTAKEINLIKYDKVPTENMEITGAIRYNDDGAIGYLTQLGEDEIKVHFPAGREAITPGQAVVCYEGDDVVAGGWIRKVNVGMDDLI, encoded by the coding sequence ATGAGTAAAAAAGGAAGAGTTCTCGTTGCTATGAGTGGAGGAGTTGACTCCTCGGTAGCAGCTGTAATGCTAAGAGAACAAGGTTACGAAGTTATAGGCATCACCATGAAAACCTGGGACTATCACCGTAGTGGTGGTTCGAACGGGAAAGAAACGGGTTGTTGTACGGTTGAGTCGATGAACGACGCTCGCCATATTGCTGTAAATCATGGCTTCAAACATTTTATTGTTGATATCCGCGAGGAATTTGGAGATTGGGTAATCGACCGTTTTGTTGGCGATTACATGGATGGCCGAACACCTAACCCTTGTGTGCTATGTAACACGCATATTAAATGGGCAGCGCTACTAAAACGAGCAGATAACCTTGGTTGTGATTTTATTTCTACAGGACATTATGCAAGAGTTCGTGAAGAAAATGGCCGCCATATCATCTCAAAAGGTCTAGATCCTAAAAAAGACCAATCTTACGCACTTTGGGGAGTAGCTCAAGAACATCTTGAAAGAACTATTTTTCCATTAGGTGGATATTCTAAAACCGAGATTCGCCAAATTGCTGAAGATCATGGATTGCTGAATGTTGCTAACAAGCCAGATTCTTATGAAATCTGCTTTGTTCCAGATGATGACTACAGAAGATTTTTAAAAGACAAAGTACCAGGACTAGAGCAAAGGATGAAGGGAGGTAAATTCGTGGACAAGGATGGAAATATCCTTGGTGAACACGAAGGTTATCCATTCTACACAATTGGCCAACGTAGAGGATTAAATTTGCCTATGGGTAAGCCTGTGTATGTAACCGATATCAATGCGGTTACAAATACTATAACCATTGGTGAAAAAGAAGATCTTATTAGTACTACGCTTACAGCAAAGGAAATTAATCTGATTAAGTACGATAAAGTTCCGACTGAGAATATGGAAATAACCGGCGCTATTCGATATAATGATGATGGTGCGATTGGTTATCTAACTCAGCTAGGAGAAGATGAGATTAAAGTTCATTTCCCTGCGGGTCGCGAAGCAATTACTCCTGGACAAGCCGTTGTTTGTTATGAAGGAGACGATGTTGTGGCCGGTGGTTGGATTAGAAAAGTGAATGTTGGCATGGATGATTTAATCTAA
- a CDS encoding ATP-binding protein, producing MNYSTELILESRYEEAEKVEGLLNELQSSLDFDDEFYARLMLTVSEAATNGIVHGNKLDESKKVRILAQFDGEVLTVSVKDEGEGFTPSEVADPLAEENLLKTSGRGVFLMEEYADEVTYTENGTCLTLKFKV from the coding sequence ATGAATTATAGCACGGAACTTATACTCGAGTCTCGCTATGAAGAGGCAGAAAAAGTAGAAGGACTTTTGAATGAACTTCAATCGTCCTTAGACTTTGATGATGAGTTCTATGCTCGTTTGATGCTAACAGTTAGTGAAGCAGCTACAAACGGTATTGTTCATGGCAATAAGCTAGACGAATCTAAAAAAGTGAGAATCTTGGCTCAATTTGATGGGGAAGTTCTCACTGTTTCGGTTAAAGATGAAGGGGAAGGATTTACGCCTTCTGAAGTAGCCGATCCTTTGGCTGAAGAAAACCTACTTAAAACAAGTGGCCGTGGTGTATTTTTAATGGAAGAATACGCCGATGAAGTTACCTATACTGAAAACGGCACCTGTTTAACTTTGAAGTTCAAGGTTTAA
- a CDS encoding CHRD domain-containing protein, giving the protein MKIRELPILVSVLCLLLFGVSESSIAQTVFTSTLSGSNEVPTNTTTAAYGEITATLNGTTLTVEGNFDGLEGNYSASHIHAGLAGQGGGVVFTLTATVDTDSKGGTYATADNTFSLTTDQVAMLEGRELYVNIHSEGYASGEIRGQLTPQADATFRTNLSGAFEVPAVKTMASGGLVFELNGDSLFVSGSFKDLSSAYSASHLHIGTTGTNGGVAFTLNATLETDSQSGTYLASENRFELTASQKTSLMNREFYVNVHTANNASGELRGQVTPPVKASFYASLSGTAENPSIKTAAAGAVTVELSPSDSIIVSGAFANLEGNFDASVAGGSHVHAGHAGASGGIELSLTADVAVDLKSGTYLYSDNKFLATTDQITKLMNRELYVNIHSTTHASGELRGQVLGDATAYFKTKLNGLHENPAVVTMGYGAVNLEINGTTAIMTGGFADLGSTYDASHLHEGGVTANGGVVTALTATVSQDTAGQYSVASNTYTMTEAQITALYDEGTYVNVHTAGEAGGEIRGQLLFGDNSLPDPSTLSTPADDANITISGDASTDFTATWTATTDPDGNEVTYIWEASTDVNFDAKVITSSTGSATTFTTTYAVVDSILASLDVQQGASATLYHRVVASDGSNEAYSESRAVVIERGVVTSNEETELNTPDQVRLSQNYPNPFNPSTNISFNLSEAGLTELSVYNMLGQKVRTIVNKRLSAGEYSYTFNADNLSSGIYIYRLRAAGQTITKRMTIIK; this is encoded by the coding sequence ATGAAAATAAGAGAGTTACCAATCTTGGTATCTGTTCTGTGTTTACTACTATTTGGGGTATCCGAATCAAGTATAGCACAAACAGTTTTCACATCGACGTTAAGTGGGAGTAATGAAGTCCCCACAAATACTACTACCGCCGCTTATGGCGAAATTACTGCAACTTTAAATGGAACCACCCTAACTGTTGAAGGAAACTTTGATGGTTTAGAAGGCAATTATTCAGCATCACACATTCATGCTGGTTTAGCTGGACAAGGAGGTGGAGTTGTATTCACTTTAACCGCTACAGTTGACACTGATAGCAAAGGTGGAACTTACGCAACAGCAGATAACACATTTTCTCTTACCACAGATCAAGTAGCTATGCTTGAAGGAAGAGAGTTATATGTTAACATTCACTCTGAAGGTTATGCCTCAGGTGAAATTCGCGGACAGTTAACACCACAAGCTGACGCTACTTTTAGAACTAATTTATCTGGTGCATTCGAAGTACCCGCTGTAAAAACTATGGCGAGTGGTGGATTAGTTTTTGAACTCAATGGAGATTCCCTCTTCGTATCTGGTTCTTTTAAAGACCTAAGTAGCGCTTATAGTGCATCTCATTTGCACATTGGAACAACAGGCACGAATGGTGGTGTGGCATTTACCCTTAATGCTACGCTTGAAACGGATAGCCAATCTGGTACATACTTGGCCTCAGAGAACAGGTTCGAATTAACAGCTAGCCAAAAAACTTCACTAATGAATCGCGAGTTTTATGTTAATGTACATACAGCGAACAACGCTTCAGGTGAATTAAGAGGGCAAGTTACACCTCCCGTAAAAGCATCTTTTTATGCTTCCTTATCTGGAACTGCTGAAAACCCTTCTATTAAAACTGCGGCAGCTGGTGCTGTAACAGTAGAATTAAGTCCAAGCGACTCAATCATCGTAAGTGGTGCATTTGCTAACTTAGAAGGTAATTTTGACGCTTCTGTAGCAGGCGGATCACATGTTCATGCTGGACATGCAGGGGCATCAGGCGGCATTGAATTATCATTAACTGCTGATGTAGCTGTTGACCTTAAGTCTGGTACTTATTTGTACTCAGATAATAAGTTCTTAGCAACTACTGATCAGATTACAAAGTTGATGAATCGTGAATTGTATGTAAACATCCACTCAACTACTCATGCAAGCGGTGAACTCCGTGGACAAGTATTAGGTGATGCAACGGCATACTTCAAAACTAAATTAAATGGCTTACATGAAAATCCTGCTGTAGTAACGATGGGTTACGGTGCTGTTAATCTTGAGATAAACGGAACCACCGCAATAATGACGGGTGGATTTGCTGACTTAGGTAGCACCTATGATGCATCACATCTACATGAGGGTGGTGTAACAGCTAATGGTGGTGTAGTAACTGCCTTAACTGCAACAGTATCACAAGATACAGCAGGTCAATATTCAGTTGCTTCAAATACCTATACAATGACAGAAGCGCAAATCACCGCGCTATATGATGAGGGGACCTACGTAAATGTTCACACAGCTGGAGAAGCTGGTGGCGAGATACGTGGCCAATTGCTATTTGGCGACAATTCCCTCCCCGACCCAAGTACATTAAGTACACCTGCTGATGATGCAAATATTACCATTAGTGGTGATGCGTCAACAGATTTCACGGCGACATGGACAGCTACCACTGATCCTGATGGAAATGAAGTAACCTACATTTGGGAAGCTTCAACGGATGTGAATTTTGACGCAAAAGTGATCACCTCCTCTACAGGAAGTGCTACAACGTTCACTACTACGTATGCCGTTGTAGATAGCATTCTAGCTTCATTAGATGTTCAACAAGGTGCTTCGGCTACTTTATACCATAGAGTGGTAGCATCCGATGGTAGCAACGAAGCTTACAGTGAATCTAGAGCTGTTGTAATAGAACGAGGTGTGGTTACTTCTAATGAAGAAACCGAGCTTAATACACCAGATCAAGTTCGATTATCACAAAACTATCCGAACCCTTTCAACCCTAGTACAAACATTTCATTTAACCTCTCGGAAGCAGGTTTAACTGAATTGAGTGTTTATAATATGCTAGGCCAGAAAGTACGTACGATTGTAAATAAGCGATTAAGTGCTGGAGAGTATTCTTATACTTTCAACGCTGATAATTTATCCTCAGGGATTTATATCTATCGCTTAAGAGCAGCGGGTCAAACGATTACAAAACGAATGACCATTATTAAATAA
- a CDS encoding sigma-70 family RNA polymerase sigma factor — translation MLFFLISAIGRFLNQDNSRDKELLIRIAAKDPVALSLLYDQYNRLLFGLLVSILKKKEEAEDILQEVFTNIWEKADQYDPEKGSAYTWIVSLTRNKGIDRLRSKVYKEQKKQSTSLDNEDTYMPLFSEENNPLEDAILSDRASMLKEALAKISEKQRTVLQVAYFDGLTQTEISEQLDIPLGTVKSRMRDGMLKLREILSGGLA, via the coding sequence ATGCTATTTTTTCTTATATCTGCAATTGGCAGATTTCTCAATCAGGATAATTCAAGAGATAAAGAACTCTTAATTCGCATAGCGGCTAAAGACCCCGTTGCGCTATCCCTTTTGTATGACCAGTATAATAGATTACTCTTTGGACTTTTAGTTTCGATACTAAAAAAGAAAGAAGAAGCTGAAGATATTTTACAGGAAGTGTTTACAAATATTTGGGAAAAAGCGGATCAATATGATCCAGAAAAAGGTAGCGCTTATACATGGATTGTTTCTTTAACAAGAAATAAAGGAATCGACAGATTGAGGTCCAAAGTATATAAAGAGCAAAAAAAGCAGTCGACGAGCTTAGACAACGAAGACACTTATATGCCTTTATTTTCAGAGGAGAATAATCCACTTGAGGATGCTATTTTATCAGATCGTGCTAGTATGCTGAAAGAGGCTTTAGCTAAGATTTCTGAAAAACAAAGAACAGTACTGCAAGTGGCTTACTTTGATGGATTAACACAAACTGAGATTTCAGAACAATTAGATATTCCACTGGGAACCGTAAAATCCCGAATGCGTGATGGTATGTTAAAACTTAGAGAAATTTTATCGGGAGGCTTAGCATGA
- a CDS encoding DUF4412 domain-containing protein, whose amino-acid sequence MKSRLVFSFSLLLFSIFVSTSAIAQFQGQITMNIYSEDNGVPNTSELNMFVTAQRIFVKGENEVSLTEGVNSGGILIRNDMKDFIILMDDNDALQVTKSEIEGLFKMFSSMSGSSSSSNKRDRAGFEYTGKTKSINGYETSELRIWNKSKDENGEYISVWLTPNVDINWGMLAQTWENLPEDADEAVNQVSQEAIFKSKNFPMLIEVTSDEGTEVIMEVTNIYKTNLAKAMVEIPAGVNLIGVSDLMFKVMSGGR is encoded by the coding sequence ATGAAATCACGACTAGTATTTTCTTTCTCACTATTACTTTTTAGCATCTTTGTATCCACTTCAGCGATAGCTCAGTTTCAAGGGCAAATTACCATGAACATCTATAGCGAGGATAATGGAGTTCCAAACACCAGTGAGCTGAATATGTTTGTAACTGCTCAACGTATCTTTGTAAAGGGTGAGAACGAGGTGAGTTTAACAGAAGGCGTTAACTCTGGAGGTATCTTAATCCGAAATGATATGAAAGACTTTATCATTTTAATGGACGACAATGATGCTCTTCAAGTAACTAAGTCTGAAATCGAAGGACTTTTCAAGATGTTTTCATCAATGAGTGGTTCTTCCTCAAGTTCAAATAAAAGAGATCGCGCGGGTTTCGAATATACAGGCAAAACGAAGTCCATAAATGGCTATGAAACGTCTGAACTTCGTATTTGGAATAAAAGCAAAGATGAGAATGGTGAATATATCTCGGTATGGTTAACTCCAAATGTTGATATCAATTGGGGAATGCTTGCACAAACTTGGGAAAATTTACCAGAAGATGCCGATGAAGCGGTAAATCAAGTATCTCAAGAAGCGATTTTTAAATCGAAAAACTTCCCAATGCTCATTGAAGTTACCAGCGATGAAGGAACCGAAGTGATAATGGAAGTAACCAACATCTATAAAACAAACTTAGCTAAAGCAATGGTTGAAATACCAGCTGGGGTGAATTTAATCGGTGTTTCCGACTTGATGTTTAAGGTGATGTCGGGCGGCAGATAA
- a CDS encoding Glu/Leu/Phe/Val family dehydrogenase, producing the protein MSELKEALSKEYYKEPAPIPQSDSPFASMMERFRFAADILDLDEGVFQYLSTPEKVVMVAIPVTMDDGRIEVFEGYRVIHNSILGPSKGGIRYAEDVHLDEVKALAAWMTWKCACVNVPFGGAKGGVRVDPKKLSMPELERLTRRYTTNMFEVFGPDRDIPAPDMNTNEQIMAWIMDAYSMKSHKNDTAVVTGKPIILGGSKGRREATGRGVITTTLAALNKLKISPSDASIVVQGFGNVGSVSAQLIYEQGAKIIAISDVSGGYYNKNGIDIPKAIHYSQTNGYSLEGFDGAEKISNKDLLELECDVLIPAAKEDQIDKDNAGKIRAKIIAEGANGPVTANADKILEENGIMVIPDILANAGGVTVSYFEWVQDRHGYFWTEERVNRRLNRMMREAFDNLFTVSEKYSITLRQAAYVYSIDRVATTLKLRGIYA; encoded by the coding sequence ATGTCAGAATTAAAAGAAGCTCTTTCAAAAGAGTACTATAAAGAACCCGCCCCAATACCACAAAGCGATTCTCCATTTGCTTCCATGATGGAAAGATTCCGTTTTGCAGCCGATATCTTAGATTTAGACGAAGGCGTATTCCAATACTTATCAACGCCAGAAAAAGTAGTTATGGTAGCAATACCTGTTACTATGGATGATGGACGCATTGAAGTATTTGAAGGCTATCGTGTAATTCATAACAGTATCCTTGGGCCATCTAAAGGTGGAATCCGTTACGCTGAAGATGTTCACTTAGATGAAGTGAAAGCATTAGCAGCATGGATGACTTGGAAGTGTGCATGTGTAAATGTTCCTTTTGGTGGAGCTAAAGGTGGCGTTAGAGTAGACCCAAAGAAATTATCTATGCCAGAATTGGAGCGATTAACTCGTCGCTATACTACCAATATGTTTGAAGTATTTGGTCCAGATCGTGATATCCCAGCTCCAGATATGAATACAAACGAGCAGATTATGGCTTGGATTATGGATGCATACAGCATGAAAAGCCATAAAAATGATACTGCGGTTGTAACTGGTAAGCCTATTATTCTAGGTGGCTCGAAGGGTCGCCGCGAAGCTACCGGACGTGGTGTAATTACAACTACATTAGCGGCTTTAAATAAACTGAAAATTTCCCCAAGCGATGCCTCTATTGTAGTGCAAGGGTTTGGTAATGTAGGTTCTGTTTCGGCTCAATTAATATATGAGCAGGGAGCAAAAATCATCGCGATTAGTGATGTAAGTGGTGGTTACTATAACAAGAATGGAATCGATATTCCAAAAGCTATCCATTACTCTCAAACCAACGGCTATTCTCTCGAAGGCTTTGACGGTGCTGAAAAAATCTCGAACAAAGATCTGCTTGAACTAGAGTGTGATGTACTAATTCCTGCGGCGAAAGAAGATCAAATCGACAAAGACAATGCTGGCAAGATCCGTGCAAAAATTATTGCTGAAGGTGCAAACGGACCAGTAACTGCCAATGCTGATAAGATTCTTGAAGAAAATGGAATTATGGTAATCCCTGACATTCTTGCTAATGCGGGTGGTGTAACTGTTTCTTACTTTGAGTGGGTACAGGATCGCCATGGTTACTTCTGGACGGAAGAGCGTGTTAACCGCCGCCTAAATCGTATGATGCGTGAAGCTTTCGATAACTTATTTACCGTAAGTGAAAAGTACAGCATCACATTACGTCAGGCTGCTTATGTTTATTCTATCGATCGTGTTGCTACAACTTTGAAGCTTCGCGGAATCTACGCTTAA
- a CDS encoding thioredoxin domain-containing protein, whose amino-acid sequence MNRLQHEKSPYLLQHKNNPVDWYPWGDEAFAKAKEENKPIFLSIGYATCHWCHVMEHESFEDEGIAELMNQAFINIKVDREERPDIDSTYMTVCQMLNGHGGWPLSIIMTPDKEPFFAGTYIPKEARFNRIGLRQLIPGITGMWKHEPAKVQKAVEGIKDGFQRSQEFEQGLFPGLESVDYAAEQLAARYDDQHGGFGSAPKFPSPHNLSFLLRKWYTTKEERFKNAVEHTLTQMRLGGIWDHIGYGFHRYSTDQEWLLPHFEKMLYDQALLMLAYTEGWQVSNTPLFKQTIVELDQYITNKLTSEKGAFFSAEDADSEGEEGKFYVWSLSEIQEVLSKEDAAFFTEYYQILEKGNFEDEATKVKTGANIPHLKTTLNESNQVRFNDIREQLYEIREKRIKPLLDDKILCDWNGMMIMAYAKAGAVLQEPMFVEKAKKAYAFILNNLYVENQLFHRYKEGEHAINAFADDYAMLVWASIELYEATYDEQYLEKAILLQNQMIELFWDSEQGGFYLTDTKTEELLGRQKQIYDAAVPSSNSVAMQNLMKLSRLTGDSKFEEFAQKIGECFSTDLIRSGSSITLGLQAIQYAHASTNEIVISSEKALDFDNELLKILRSGFNPFKISIAKSTENKSLSTLAPFSSNMHPVDGKTTIYYCSNYSCDKPFYTAKELREKLYAE is encoded by the coding sequence TTGAATCGATTACAGCACGAAAAGAGCCCTTACTTACTTCAGCACAAAAATAACCCCGTTGATTGGTACCCTTGGGGTGATGAAGCATTCGCTAAAGCGAAAGAAGAAAACAAACCGATCTTCTTATCTATCGGTTATGCTACCTGCCACTGGTGCCACGTGATGGAGCACGAAAGTTTCGAAGATGAAGGCATAGCTGAGCTCATGAACCAAGCGTTCATCAATATTAAAGTAGATCGGGAAGAGCGCCCTGATATCGACTCTACTTATATGACGGTGTGCCAGATGCTAAATGGCCATGGCGGTTGGCCTTTGAGTATCATCATGACACCTGATAAAGAACCATTTTTTGCCGGTACTTACATACCAAAAGAAGCGCGATTTAATCGCATTGGTTTACGCCAGTTAATTCCTGGTATTACCGGCATGTGGAAGCACGAACCTGCTAAGGTGCAAAAAGCTGTTGAAGGGATTAAAGATGGATTTCAAAGATCCCAAGAATTTGAACAAGGATTATTCCCTGGTTTAGAGTCGGTTGATTATGCCGCCGAACAATTAGCCGCAAGATATGACGATCAACATGGTGGTTTCGGAAGTGCTCCTAAATTTCCATCGCCACACAATTTGAGTTTCTTACTTCGAAAATGGTACACCACTAAAGAAGAACGGTTCAAAAATGCTGTTGAACATACACTTACTCAAATGAGATTAGGTGGCATTTGGGACCATATTGGTTATGGCTTCCATCGCTATTCAACCGACCAAGAATGGTTACTACCACATTTTGAAAAAATGCTGTATGACCAGGCATTACTGATGTTGGCTTATACCGAAGGATGGCAAGTATCAAATACTCCCCTCTTTAAGCAAACCATTGTTGAATTAGATCAATATATAACCAACAAATTAACTTCAGAGAAAGGTGCTTTCTTCAGTGCAGAAGATGCTGATAGCGAGGGTGAAGAAGGGAAATTTTATGTTTGGTCCCTTTCCGAAATACAAGAAGTTTTATCCAAAGAAGATGCTGCATTCTTTACGGAATACTATCAAATTTTAGAAAAAGGAAACTTTGAAGATGAGGCCACTAAAGTTAAAACGGGCGCGAACATTCCTCACCTAAAAACGACTTTAAATGAAAGCAATCAAGTTCGGTTCAATGATATAAGGGAACAACTATATGAGATTCGAGAGAAGCGCATTAAACCACTTCTTGACGATAAGATACTCTGCGATTGGAATGGGATGATGATCATGGCCTATGCTAAAGCAGGTGCTGTTTTACAGGAACCCATGTTTGTTGAAAAAGCTAAAAAAGCTTATGCCTTTATCTTGAATAACTTATATGTCGAGAATCAATTGTTTCATCGCTATAAAGAAGGTGAACATGCAATAAATGCCTTTGCTGATGACTATGCGATGTTAGTTTGGGCAAGTATTGAACTCTATGAGGCAACCTATGATGAGCAGTATTTAGAAAAAGCCATTCTGCTACAAAATCAGATGATTGAATTATTTTGGGATTCAGAGCAAGGGGGTTTTTATTTAACCGATACTAAGACTGAGGAATTATTAGGTCGCCAGAAGCAGATTTATGATGCCGCTGTTCCTTCCTCCAATTCTGTAGCCATGCAAAACCTGATGAAGCTATCAAGGCTAACAGGTGATTCTAAATTTGAAGAATTTGCTCAAAAAATTGGTGAATGTTTTTCAACCGATTTAATTCGATCTGGTTCAAGTATTACCCTTGGTTTACAAGCTATTCAATACGCTCATGCTAGCACAAATGAAATAGTTATTAGCTCAGAAAAAGCTCTGGATTTTGATAATGAGCTTTTAAAAATACTTCGCTCTGGTTTTAACCCCTTTAAAATCAGTATCGCAAAAAGCACCGAAAATAAATCGTTGTCAACACTTGCTCCTTTTTCCTCGAATATGCATCCTGTTGATGGTAAAACGACGATCTATTATTGCTCTAACTACAGCTGCGACAAACCCTTTTATACTGCCAAAGAGTTGAGAGAGAAGCTATATGCTGAATGA